In one bacterium genomic region, the following are encoded:
- a CDS encoding restriction endonuclease subunit S encodes PPMIHLFHRFSQGLVSDTLNLKFRHFSQVKAIVPSEAEQIRIAAVLSTCDREIELLKKKQEKIKEQKKGLMQKLLTGEIRHPKFLKEGHS; translated from the coding sequence ATCCGCCCATGATTCACCTTTTCCATCGTTTTTCACAAGGACTTGTGTCTGATACTTTGAATTTGAAGTTTCGTCATTTCTCGCAGGTAAAAGCGATTGTCCCCTCGGAGGCCGAACAAATCCGCATTGCCGCAGTGCTTTCCACCTGCGACCGGGAAATTGAGCTGCTTAAAAAGAAACAGGAAAAAATAAAGGAACAGAAAAAGGGGCTGATGCAGAAGCTGCTGACAGGGGAAATTCGCCATCCGAAATTTTTAAAGGAGGGGCATTCATGA